The Aurantiacibacter gangjinensis genome includes a region encoding these proteins:
- a CDS encoding TIGR03013 family XrtA/PEP-CTERM system glycosyltransferase: MVRLFKHYIPHAVLLLGLLDFVLLLLAADLAWQFRAAQIDIEAGGAFSRALPLLGFAITTQSAMIAVGVYGPDALRSMRFACARLLVALSLAIIALALLDFMLPGQTYWRSTLLYAMVLATLFLVINRAITGAVAGTSAFRRRILVLGAGPRALRLKQLSQRPESGFSVVGFVDMTGRHGSVHEALLRTDIPDLSAHVASLRATEVVLALEERRNSLPLKDLLRVKTAGVYVNEFSSFLERETGRVDLDTLNPSWLIFSDGFSSGRAISSFAKRVFDILASGLLLVLTFPVIALFALVVKLDSKGPAFFRQKRVGLYGQTFELVKLRSMRTDAEKDGSKWAEKNDPRITRVGAFIRKVRIDELPQVWTVLMGHMSFVGPRPEVPTFVSDLDDKLPYYAERHMVKPGITGWAQINYPYGASIEDARQKLEYDLYYAKNYTPFLDLLIMLQTLRVILWPEGAR; this comes from the coding sequence ATGGTCCGTCTGTTCAAGCATTACATCCCGCATGCCGTGCTGCTGCTCGGCCTGCTGGACTTCGTATTGCTCCTGCTCGCCGCCGACCTCGCGTGGCAATTCCGCGCGGCGCAGATCGACATAGAGGCAGGCGGCGCGTTTTCACGGGCACTGCCGCTGCTTGGGTTCGCGATCACCACGCAGTCGGCCATGATCGCCGTCGGTGTTTACGGGCCGGACGCCTTGCGCAGTATGCGGTTCGCCTGTGCTCGCCTCCTTGTGGCGCTGAGCCTTGCGATCATTGCGCTGGCGCTTCTCGACTTCATGCTGCCAGGGCAGACCTATTGGCGCTCCACGCTGCTCTACGCGATGGTGCTGGCGACGCTGTTCCTCGTGATCAACCGCGCGATCACCGGAGCGGTTGCCGGCACGTCGGCGTTCCGCAGGCGTATTTTGGTGCTCGGGGCAGGCCCGCGAGCTCTACGTCTCAAACAGCTATCCCAGCGACCGGAAAGCGGATTTTCGGTGGTCGGCTTCGTCGATATGACCGGCCGGCACGGCTCGGTGCATGAAGCTCTTTTGCGCACCGACATCCCCGATCTTTCCGCCCACGTGGCATCATTGCGCGCCACCGAAGTGGTGCTGGCGCTGGAAGAGCGCCGCAATTCGCTTCCGCTCAAGGATTTGCTCCGCGTGAAAACCGCAGGCGTTTACGTCAACGAGTTCTCTAGCTTTCTGGAGCGTGAGACGGGCCGCGTGGATCTCGATACGCTCAATCCGAGCTGGTTGATCTTTTCCGACGGCTTCTCGTCCGGCCGCGCGATCTCATCCTTTGCCAAGCGCGTTTTCGATATTCTCGCCAGCGGCTTGCTGCTGGTGCTTACCTTTCCCGTCATCGCGCTTTTCGCGCTGGTGGTGAAGCTGGACAGCAAAGGCCCCGCCTTCTTCCGGCAAAAGCGGGTGGGCCTCTACGGTCAGACATTCGAGCTGGTGAAGCTGCGCTCCATGCGGACCGATGCCGAGAAGGACGGTTCGAAATGGGCAGAGAAAAACGATCCGCGCATCACCCGCGTCGGCGCTTTCATTCGCAAGGTCCGCATCGACGAACTGCCGCAGGTGTGGACGGTGCTGATGGGCCATATGAGCTTTGTCGGCCCGCGCCCCGAAGTGCCCACTTTCGTCAGCGATCTCGATGATAAGCTGCCCTATTATGCGGAGCGACACATGGTGAAGCCGGGCATTACCGGCTGGGCGCAGATCAATTATCCCTACGGCGCCAGTATCGAGGATGCGCGGCAGAAGCTCGAATACGACCTGTACTACGCCAAGAATTACACGCCGTTTCTCGACCTGCTAATCATGCTGCAGACGCTGCGCGTGATCCTGTGGCCGGAGGGCGCGCGCTGA
- the prsK gene encoding XrtA/PEP-CTERM system histidine kinase PrsK: MTSFWDITTYLAFLATACAAVALALWLITSHRAQGPAIKACAGALFFAALAAFCVIGMGYGSFLSDVSMIASNLAWLWLLYRLFAHDDRDKSLGPIRPVVAALGFVELMQVALIVARIQYGGMPDADLLITRFAITFRLLFCIGALVLVHNLYAGASAQSRQSLRWPAAALGVLWLYDLNLYTIAYLVDGLPGLLANLRVAALAIAVGLLALGTLRNESELRFRPSRNFAFQSFSLLLIGAYLVVMVVIAQGLAYVGTDYGRLLQTGFVLLASVVALTVLPSAKLRGWLRVTLSKNLFQHRYDYRAEWLRFTSTIGRAGPQAPPLPERAVQAVADITDSPAGLLLTPREEGGLALAARWQWPGIAVPAEAVDALGVTFLEDSQFIVDLDVLRSGQNDDVPDVATPAWLLESEESWAIVPLVHYDRLMGVVVLARPLVARRLDWEDFDVLRVVGRQLASYLAESASQDALGDAQRFDEFNRRMAFVMHDIKNLASQLSLLARNAEKHADKAEFRADMILTLRNSTDKLQGLLARLGRYGAQGGKERERVKLHHLVDRVVEQYRGKHKVVALQRESCEVQADAEGLEQALVHLVQNAIEASAPDQAVFLDMRIEPGHAVLEISDSGEGMSPEFIRTCLFKPFHSSKAGGFGIGAFEARELIRAMGGRLDVESREGLGTRFIIRLPFDQTAELIRSMHEKEKANEVA, from the coding sequence ATGACATCCTTCTGGGATATCACAACATATCTGGCCTTCCTGGCGACGGCGTGCGCGGCCGTGGCATTGGCCCTGTGGCTGATAACCAGCCACCGGGCGCAGGGTCCGGCCATCAAAGCCTGCGCCGGAGCGCTGTTCTTCGCGGCGCTGGCGGCTTTCTGCGTCATCGGCATGGGCTATGGCAGTTTCCTGAGCGATGTCTCGATGATCGCCAGCAATCTGGCGTGGCTGTGGTTGCTCTATCGCCTTTTCGCGCATGACGATCGCGACAAAAGCCTCGGTCCGATCCGCCCTGTCGTCGCTGCGCTGGGCTTTGTCGAATTGATGCAGGTCGCGCTCATCGTGGCGCGCATCCAGTATGGCGGCATGCCGGATGCGGACCTGCTGATTACCCGCTTTGCGATTACCTTCCGGCTGCTGTTCTGCATCGGCGCGCTGGTGTTGGTCCACAACCTCTATGCCGGCGCTTCCGCGCAATCGCGCCAATCGCTGCGCTGGCCTGCGGCTGCGCTTGGTGTGTTGTGGCTTTACGACCTCAACCTCTACACCATTGCATATCTCGTCGACGGTCTGCCGGGATTGCTTGCCAATTTGAGAGTTGCGGCGCTGGCGATTGCCGTCGGCTTGCTGGCGCTCGGCACCTTGCGGAACGAGAGCGAGCTGCGATTCCGCCCATCGCGTAACTTTGCCTTCCAGTCCTTCTCGCTGCTGCTGATCGGAGCGTACCTCGTGGTGATGGTCGTCATCGCGCAGGGCCTCGCCTATGTCGGGACCGATTACGGACGATTGCTGCAGACGGGCTTCGTGCTTTTGGCCAGTGTGGTGGCGCTTACCGTGCTTCCATCCGCAAAACTTCGCGGGTGGCTGCGGGTCACCTTGTCGAAAAACCTGTTCCAGCACCGCTACGACTACCGCGCCGAATGGCTGCGCTTTACCTCGACCATCGGACGCGCCGGTCCGCAGGCACCGCCGCTGCCAGAGCGCGCAGTGCAAGCGGTGGCGGACATTACCGACAGTCCTGCAGGTCTGCTGCTCACGCCGCGAGAGGAAGGCGGACTGGCCCTTGCGGCACGCTGGCAGTGGCCGGGCATCGCCGTGCCTGCCGAAGCAGTCGATGCGCTGGGCGTCACATTCCTCGAAGACAGCCAGTTCATCGTCGACCTTGATGTTTTGCGTAGCGGACAGAACGATGACGTTCCAGACGTGGCGACACCTGCATGGCTGCTTGAAAGCGAGGAAAGCTGGGCGATCGTGCCGCTGGTCCATTACGACCGGTTGATGGGGGTCGTAGTTCTCGCTCGCCCCTTGGTCGCACGTCGCCTCGACTGGGAGGACTTCGATGTGCTGCGCGTGGTGGGCCGCCAGCTTGCCAGCTACCTCGCCGAGAGCGCCAGCCAGGACGCGCTGGGCGACGCGCAAAGGTTCGACGAATTCAATCGCCGCATGGCCTTCGTCATGCACGACATAAAGAACTTGGCGAGCCAGCTTTCGCTGCTGGCGCGCAATGCGGAAAAACACGCGGACAAAGCCGAGTTCCGCGCCGACATGATCCTGACCCTGCGCAACTCGACCGACAAATTGCAGGGGCTGCTGGCCCGGTTGGGCCGCTACGGCGCGCAAGGCGGCAAGGAACGCGAGCGGGTAAAGCTGCACCATCTCGTCGACCGCGTGGTCGAGCAGTATCGCGGCAAGCACAAGGTCGTCGCTCTGCAACGGGAAAGCTGCGAAGTGCAGGCCGACGCCGAGGGGCTTGAGCAGGCGCTCGTACATCTCGTCCAGAACGCCATCGAAGCGAGCGCGCCGGACCAGGCGGTATTCCTGGATATGCGCATCGAGCCCGGCCATGCCGTGCTGGAAATCTCCGATTCAGGTGAAGGCATGTCGCCCGAATTCATCCGCACATGCCTGTTCAAGCCGTTCCACTCTTCCAAAGCGGGGGGCTTCGGCATCGGAGCATTCGAAGCGCGTGAGCTAATCCGCGCGATGGGCGGTCGGCTGGATGTCGAATCGCGCGAAGGGCTGGGCACCCGCTTCATCATCCGATTGCCCTTCGACCAGACGGCGGAGCTGATCCGTTCGATGCACGAAAAAGAGAAAGCCAACGAGGTTGCATAA
- the prsR gene encoding PEP-CTERM-box response regulator transcription factor — MASDKPKLLIVEDDEGLQAQLKWAYEDFDVIIAGDRASAIAALRAEAPPVVTLDLGLPPDPDGTTEGFAVLDEIMELKPDTKVIVASGHGARESALNAIEHGAYDFYQKPVDIEQLGLIVRRALNLHRIEEENRLLASKSGEGNTVLGGLITSAPEMVKVARTIERVANTNVSVMLLGASGTGKELLAKGVHEASGRKNGNFIAINCAAIPENLLESELFGHEKGAFTGAVKTTEGKIELADGGTLFLDEVGDIPLPLQVKLLRFLQERTIERIGGRKSIPVDTRIVCATHQDLESMIADGRFREDLFYRLAEVVVRIPSLAERHGDATLLAKVFLKRFAEEMNPAVTGFAPDALAAIDGWNWPGNVRELENRVKRAVIMADGKLVSAEDLDLGDAEDDAVDVLNLKSAREKSDRKVIRHALARTEGNISSTAKMLGISRPTLYDLLKQYDLQT; from the coding sequence ATGGCCAGTGACAAACCCAAGCTGCTGATCGTCGAGGACGATGAAGGTCTGCAGGCCCAGCTCAAATGGGCTTACGAGGACTTCGATGTCATCATCGCCGGAGACCGTGCCAGCGCCATCGCCGCCCTGCGCGCCGAAGCGCCGCCCGTGGTGACGCTCGATCTGGGCTTGCCGCCGGATCCCGATGGTACGACCGAAGGCTTTGCCGTGCTGGACGAGATCATGGAGCTCAAACCCGATACCAAGGTAATCGTCGCTTCCGGTCACGGCGCACGCGAGAGCGCGCTTAATGCCATCGAACACGGGGCTTACGACTTCTACCAGAAGCCGGTTGATATCGAGCAACTGGGCCTGATCGTGCGCCGCGCGCTCAACCTGCACAGGATCGAGGAAGAGAACCGCTTGCTGGCGAGCAAGTCCGGCGAGGGCAATACGGTGCTGGGCGGGCTGATCACTTCGGCACCGGAGATGGTGAAGGTCGCCCGCACGATCGAGCGGGTGGCGAACACGAACGTGTCCGTCATGCTGCTGGGGGCAAGCGGCACCGGCAAGGAATTGCTGGCCAAGGGTGTGCACGAGGCAAGCGGACGGAAGAACGGCAATTTCATCGCCATCAATTGCGCGGCCATTCCGGAAAACCTGCTCGAAAGCGAACTTTTCGGTCATGAGAAGGGCGCATTTACAGGCGCGGTCAAGACGACCGAGGGCAAGATCGAACTGGCTGATGGGGGCACGCTCTTCCTGGACGAGGTCGGTGACATTCCGCTGCCCTTGCAGGTGAAGTTGCTGCGCTTTTTGCAGGAGCGTACGATCGAGAGGATCGGTGGTCGCAAGTCGATCCCTGTTGATACTCGCATCGTCTGCGCCACGCACCAGGACCTTGAAAGCATGATCGCCGATGGGCGCTTCCGCGAAGACCTATTCTACCGCCTGGCCGAGGTAGTGGTGCGCATACCATCATTGGCAGAGCGCCATGGCGATGCCACGCTGCTCGCCAAGGTATTCCTCAAGCGGTTTGCCGAAGAAATGAACCCGGCCGTCACTGGCTTTGCCCCTGATGCGCTGGCCGCCATCGACGGGTGGAATTGGCCCGGCAATGTGCGCGAGCTGGAAAACCGCGTGAAGCGCGCGGTCATCATGGCGGATGGGAAGCTGGTGAGCGCCGAGGATCTGGATCTCGGCGACGCGGAGGACGACGCTGTCGACGTGCTCAACCTTAAGAGTGCGCGGGAGAAATCGGACCGCAAGGTCATCCGTCATGCGCTGGCACGCACCGAGGGCAACATTTCGAGCACGGCCAAGATGCTGGGGATCAGCCGTCCGACGCTCTATGACCTGTTGAAGCAGTACGACTTGCAGACTTAG
- a CDS encoding bile acid:sodium symporter family protein, whose amino-acid sequence MLARLAILFDPLVRLLLLAILLATIVPVTGEGRAVARTASDAAIFVLFLLNGLRLPRSAVVGALRNLRFLLPLVLFVFGWMGLVGFSAAELAKVELPASIVLGFMFLGVLPSTVQSATAYTSIAGGNVANSVIAAAALNLLGVFLTAPLLAVMSGSVMADLDIDTLQRIGLILLLPFAIGQMLQGRFGKAVSDNRHLISWADRIAIALAVYVSFSGAVEQDVWRLLSPPLWGLLLTLIGLMMAQAFFGAWWLSALLRLPDHDRIAFLFGGAQKSIAMGAPLAAILFPPETAGLVLLPVLIYHLLQMIVSAPLAARFSRSG is encoded by the coding sequence ATGCTCGCGCGCTTGGCAATCCTGTTCGATCCGCTCGTGCGGTTGCTTCTGCTCGCCATCCTCTTGGCCACAATCGTGCCGGTGACGGGCGAGGGCAGGGCGGTGGCGCGCACCGCGTCGGACGCCGCGATCTTCGTCCTCTTCCTGCTGAATGGCCTGCGTTTGCCGCGCAGCGCTGTGGTCGGCGCCCTGCGCAATTTGCGCTTTTTGTTGCCGCTGGTGCTGTTTGTATTCGGTTGGATGGGACTTGTCGGTTTCTCTGCCGCTGAACTGGCCAAGGTTGAACTGCCCGCCAGCATCGTGCTCGGCTTCATGTTCCTCGGCGTCCTGCCGAGCACTGTTCAGTCGGCCACGGCTTACACCTCGATCGCGGGAGGCAATGTCGCAAATAGCGTGATCGCGGCTGCCGCGCTGAACCTTCTCGGCGTGTTTCTCACCGCACCACTGCTCGCCGTAATGTCCGGCAGCGTCATGGCGGACCTCGATATCGACACGCTGCAGCGCATCGGCCTGATCCTGCTGCTGCCATTCGCGATCGGACAGATGCTTCAAGGCCGGTTTGGCAAAGCCGTTTCAGACAATCGCCATCTCATCAGCTGGGCGGATCGGATTGCGATCGCGCTTGCTGTCTATGTGTCTTTCTCGGGTGCGGTGGAGCAGGATGTTTGGCGGTTGCTCAGCCCGCCGCTCTGGGGATTGCTCCTGACACTGATCGGTCTGATGATGGCGCAAGCGTTTTTCGGGGCGTGGTGGCTTTCCGCCTTGTTGCGGCTTCCCGACCATGACCGCATCGCCTTCCTGTTCGGCGGCGCGCAGAAAAGCATCGCGATGGGCGCGCCGCTGGCAGCAATCCTCTTTCCGCCGGAAACGGCAGGATTGGTGCTGCTCCCAGTACTCATCTACCATTTGCTGCAGATGATCGTCTCGGCCCCGCTCGCCGCGCGGTTCAGCCGGTCGGGCTAG
- a CDS encoding DUF475 domain-containing protein: MATLLRYYTFSLVFTAACFGLGLWYAIASSDSLGAILSILWIILILSILEVSLSFDNAVVNATVLREMDEVWQQRFLVWGIAIAVFGTRIVFPLAIVAVAANIGPIEAIDLSLNDPERYEQIVSGAHVGIAGFGGAFLSMVGLKFFFDADKDVHWIGAIERQLVKVSSLPAIEIALLMSVIWFISAQLPDDVALTFLTAGIGGLITFIAVDALGEYLNMREEAKKASGVVMRSGLGGFLYLEVLDASFSFDGVIGAFALSNNMVIIALGLSIGAMFVRSMTIHLVRAGTLAQYRYLEHGAFWAIIALGAIMLTSAIVHIPETITGLIGVTLIGISFWWSLRHNKREAAASPTG; this comes from the coding sequence ATGGCAACGCTGCTGCGCTACTACACGTTTTCGCTCGTTTTCACCGCGGCCTGTTTCGGCCTTGGCCTGTGGTATGCCATCGCCAGCAGCGACAGCCTGGGCGCGATCCTGAGCATTTTGTGGATCATCCTGATCCTCTCGATCCTCGAAGTGTCGCTTAGTTTCGACAATGCCGTGGTGAACGCCACGGTGCTGCGCGAAATGGACGAGGTGTGGCAGCAGCGCTTCCTCGTCTGGGGTATCGCCATCGCCGTGTTCGGCACCCGCATCGTCTTCCCGCTCGCCATCGTGGCGGTGGCAGCAAATATCGGGCCCATCGAGGCTATCGACCTGTCCCTCAACGACCCAGAGCGATATGAGCAAATCGTTTCCGGCGCGCATGTCGGCATTGCCGGGTTCGGTGGCGCCTTCCTGTCGATGGTCGGGCTGAAATTCTTCTTCGACGCCGACAAGGATGTACACTGGATCGGCGCAATCGAGCGTCAGCTCGTGAAAGTGTCCTCCCTCCCCGCTATCGAAATTGCCCTGCTGATGAGTGTCATCTGGTTTATCTCCGCGCAATTGCCGGACGATGTTGCCCTGACTTTCCTCACCGCAGGGATTGGCGGATTGATCACCTTCATCGCCGTCGATGCGCTGGGCGAATATCTCAACATGCGCGAAGAGGCGAAAAAGGCGAGCGGCGTCGTAATGCGGTCGGGCCTTGGCGGATTTCTCTACCTCGAAGTGCTCGATGCCTCGTTCAGCTTCGACGGGGTGATCGGCGCCTTCGCGCTATCCAACAACATGGTGATTATCGCGCTGGGGCTGTCCATCGGCGCGATGTTCGTCCGCTCAATGACGATCCACCTTGTCCGCGCGGGAACGCTGGCACAATATCGCTATCTGGAGCACGGCGCATTCTGGGCGATCATCGCGCTGGGTGCGATCATGCTGACATCCGCCATCGTCCATATTCCGGAAACGATTACCGGACTGATCGGCGTGACGCTGATCGGCATCTCGTTCTGGTGGTCCCTGCGCCACAACAAGCGCGAGGCTGCAGCTAGCCCGACCGGCTGA
- the panB gene encoding 3-methyl-2-oxobutanoate hydroxymethyltransferase, which translates to MSTTFQLDTSTSRANPTPQPMRRLTVPKLRARKVDGVTDEPLVMLTAYTARQAQLLDPHCDMLLVGDSLAQVIYGLPSTIPVTLEMMANHAAAVVRGSYHSVVVVDMPFGSYETSPEDAFDSAARLLKESGAAAVKLEGGEAMAETVAFLTQRGIPVMGHVGLTPQAVNVLGGYTARGRSDAEADKIVGDAKALDEAGAFAIVIEGVVEPIAIAATEAVSCPTIGIGASAKCDGQVLVTEDMLGMFERVPRFVKRYGDIATTISETAAAYASEVRERSFPTEEQTYQPK; encoded by the coding sequence ATGTCCACGACTTTCCAGCTCGACACCTCGACCAGCCGCGCCAATCCTACCCCGCAGCCCATGCGCCGCCTGACCGTGCCAAAGCTCCGTGCCCGTAAAGTGGATGGCGTGACGGATGAACCGCTGGTGATGCTGACGGCCTACACCGCCCGGCAGGCACAGTTGCTCGATCCGCATTGCGACATGTTGCTGGTCGGAGACTCGCTAGCACAGGTGATCTACGGCCTGCCCTCCACCATTCCGGTCACGCTCGAGATGATGGCCAACCATGCCGCCGCCGTGGTGCGCGGCAGCTACCATTCGGTAGTGGTGGTGGATATGCCGTTCGGCTCCTACGAAACCTCGCCCGAAGATGCCTTCGACTCTGCGGCTCGGCTGCTGAAAGAAAGCGGCGCGGCAGCGGTAAAGCTGGAAGGCGGAGAGGCCATGGCGGAGACTGTCGCCTTTCTCACACAGCGCGGAATCCCGGTTATGGGCCATGTCGGGCTGACCCCGCAGGCTGTGAACGTGCTGGGCGGCTATACTGCGCGCGGGCGCAGCGATGCCGAAGCGGACAAGATCGTCGGCGATGCGAAAGCGCTGGATGAGGCGGGAGCATTCGCCATCGTGATCGAGGGCGTCGTCGAGCCCATCGCCATTGCCGCCACCGAAGCAGTGTCATGCCCCACCATCGGCATCGGCGCTTCGGCCAAGTGCGATGGCCAGGTGCTGGTCACCGAAGACATGCTCGGGATGTTCGAACGGGTGCCGCGGTTCGTGAAGCGCTACGGCGATATTGCGACTACGATTTCGGAGACCGCAGCGGCCTATGCCAGCGAAGTTCGTGAGCGCAGCTTCCCGACCGAAGAGCAGACCTACCAGCCGAAATAA
- a CDS encoding sodium-dependent transporter: MALSQPGPSREGWSSRTAFILAAIGSAVGLGNLVRFPAEAGANGGGAFVLFYIGCVILIGLPVLLSETLIGRYGQAAAPESFRRVAEKSGKSPAWEFVASLGVLSAFLVLSFYCVLGGWVLYYIGIFVQDLFTTGVTGGAFADRSVTEVEAIFGAMISDGPMTVILNIAFLVITIAFVARGVSGGIEKVAVYLMPAFFVLLLGITIYGMFRGSMAETISYLFTFDASKLTGPVMLAAVGQAFFSLSLGVAGMVTYGAYVGRNVNLGVTSGVIATADTSVALIAGLCIFPIVFAAGLAPEGGLGLMFQTLPHAFQEIPAGSLIGLAFFVMVGFAALTSSVALMETPTAWVIDRFRFTRPIAATMVTLSAAILGTLCALSTGALSGFHPLGFLPMFEGMGMLDVLDTFTGKITMPVGALLTSIFIGWVANKRLVDSENGLGGGLHVFWRFLVCWLCPIALTAILIVGIFPSILGES, encoded by the coding sequence ATGGCGCTTTCCCAACCTGGTCCGTCGCGCGAGGGCTGGTCTTCCCGCACGGCCTTCATCCTGGCGGCGATTGGCTCTGCGGTGGGATTGGGCAACCTCGTCCGCTTCCCGGCAGAAGCCGGAGCGAATGGCGGCGGTGCCTTCGTGCTGTTCTATATCGGCTGCGTCATCCTGATCGGCCTGCCCGTCCTATTGTCGGAAACACTGATCGGTCGATACGGCCAGGCCGCCGCGCCCGAGAGTTTCCGTCGCGTTGCTGAAAAATCCGGCAAGTCGCCTGCGTGGGAATTCGTCGCGAGCCTCGGCGTGTTGTCCGCGTTCCTCGTTCTTAGCTTTTACTGCGTGCTGGGCGGCTGGGTGCTCTATTATATCGGTATCTTTGTGCAGGATCTCTTCACCACGGGAGTGACCGGCGGGGCCTTTGCCGACCGGAGCGTAACGGAAGTCGAAGCGATCTTCGGCGCGATGATCTCCGACGGGCCGATGACCGTGATCCTCAACATCGCCTTTCTCGTCATCACGATTGCTTTCGTCGCGCGCGGGGTGTCGGGCGGAATTGAGAAAGTGGCCGTTTACCTTATGCCGGCCTTCTTCGTGCTGCTGCTCGGCATCACGATCTACGGCATGTTCCGCGGTTCGATGGCGGAAACCATCAGCTACCTCTTCACCTTCGACGCGTCCAAGCTGACCGGTCCGGTCATGCTGGCTGCCGTGGGGCAGGCGTTCTTCTCGCTGTCGCTGGGCGTTGCAGGCATGGTGACTTACGGCGCCTATGTCGGCCGCAACGTCAATCTTGGCGTCACATCGGGCGTGATCGCCACGGCAGACACCAGCGTCGCCTTGATCGCCGGCCTGTGCATCTTCCCGATCGTGTTTGCCGCAGGTCTCGCGCCCGAGGGCGGGCTGGGGCTGATGTTCCAGACGCTGCCGCATGCTTTCCAGGAAATCCCGGCAGGTTCGCTGATCGGCCTCGCGTTCTTCGTGATGGTCGGCTTCGCGGCGCTCACCAGCTCGGTTGCCCTGATGGAAACACCGACGGCCTGGGTGATCGACCGCTTCCGCTTTACCCGACCCATCGCTGCCACCATGGTGACGCTGTCGGCGGCAATCCTCGGCACGCTGTGCGCGCTATCGACCGGCGCGCTCTCCGGCTTCCACCCGCTTGGTTTCCTGCCGATGTTCGAAGGGATGGGTATGCTGGACGTGCTCGATACCTTCACCGGCAAGATCACCATGCCTGTCGGCGCTCTGCTCACCTCGATCTTCATCGGCTGGGTGGCAAACAAGCGCCTTGTCGATAGCGAGAACGGCCTCGGCGGCGGCCTGCATGTTTTCTGGCGTTTCCTCGTCTGCTGGCTGTGCCCCATCGCGCTGACGGCCATCCTGATCGTCGGCATCTTCCCGAGCATCCTCGGCGAAAGCTGA
- a CDS encoding pyridoxamine 5'-phosphate oxidase family protein, translating into MSTTDELKHKFWTALADSPFVFLSRDTNPEDAVPMTAQLDKDAESAIWFFTTKDHSLAQMGPATAMFAGKGHEMFARFTGTLHEETSEERFEKQWSRIVEAWYPGGKTDPNLLMLRMDLGQAEIWNSDLGIVDNTRMLLGFDVRDEARDEHTEAAL; encoded by the coding sequence ATGAGCACTACCGACGAATTGAAGCATAAATTTTGGACTGCGCTTGCCGACAGTCCGTTCGTATTTCTCTCTCGTGACACCAATCCGGAAGATGCCGTCCCCATGACCGCGCAGCTGGATAAGGATGCAGAGAGCGCCATCTGGTTTTTCACGACCAAAGATCACTCGCTGGCGCAGATGGGTCCGGCCACGGCCATGTTTGCCGGCAAGGGCCATGAGATGTTTGCCCGTTTCACCGGCACGCTGCACGAAGAGACAAGCGAAGAGCGTTTCGAGAAGCAGTGGAGCCGCATTGTCGAAGCTTGGTATCCGGGCGGCAAGACCGACCCGAACCTGCTGATGCTGCGCATGGATCTGGGTCAGGCCGAAATCTGGAACAGCGATCTCGGTATCGTAGACAACACCCGAATGCTGCTGGGGTTCGACGTGCGCGATGAAGCGCGCGACGAGCATACCGAAGCCGCACTTTAA
- a CDS encoding PilZ domain-containing protein: MFTNNVRSSFTNRGATLAPTIKQGDAMKLFTRHKTPLPAERRMAGPRVRVDCMATLLMPSGDRPGRLFDISTGGARITVEEPPAKGVSAILNWGSQEVYCMVIWSKPGMCGVEFDKPISQAAVDKLAEEAPSGPRLVYDAGSPATDANATPQPPKRPMFGC; the protein is encoded by the coding sequence ATGTTTACCAATAACGTTAGGTCCAGCTTTACCAATCGCGGCGCAACGCTGGCCCCAACGATAAAACAGGGGGACGCCATGAAGCTCTTCACACGCCACAAGACACCGCTGCCGGCAGAACGCCGCATGGCGGGGCCGCGCGTGCGTGTCGATTGCATGGCGACGCTTCTGATGCCGAGCGGCGATCGCCCCGGCAGGCTGTTCGACATATCGACCGGCGGAGCGCGCATCACGGTGGAGGAACCTCCGGCGAAGGGTGTCTCGGCCATCCTCAATTGGGGCTCGCAGGAGGTCTATTGCATGGTCATCTGGTCCAAGCCGGGCATGTGCGGCGTAGAATTCGACAAGCCTATCTCACAAGCGGCGGTCGACAAACTTGCAGAGGAAGCCCCATCAGGGCCGCGCCTTGTCTACGATGCCGGCTCGCCAGCCACCGATGCGAACGCCACCCCGCAGCCGCCAAAACGCCCCATGTTCGGCTGCTGA